CAATTCGTCATCACATATGTCAGGTAGAGCACTGCGAAAATGTTCCAACTCACGGGGCAAGTCCAAACGCAGTAGACGGCACAAGGAAGCATTCAGTTTGCATAGATCCCGAAATCCGGGCATATTATGAAACGAGTTCTTTCGACGCGCCATAAGCCGGCCAATCATGGCAGCCGTCTCAGCAAACTCTGTTGCATCGGGCGCTGTCAACTGTTGCAAGTACCTGTTGATGGCCACAAAGATGTGCTTGGCTGCCAGGGTGAAAAAAGGAGAGAACTGTAAAGACTATTTCTAGTCCTTTTTTTGCATGACTTACCAAATTTCGTATCGGTCACCTGTATGTTTACCAGCGGTGGCTTCTTTAATTCAAAATCATTCCAAAAACTTAAATTTCCGCTTTCACATGCCATCCTTAAAAACGTATGTTAGTGATGTGCAAGCATTTTCTTTACCTgccacagctgtttggccgTGTTACGATAGACAGTCGTGAATCTGTAAAATCGAAAAGCAGGTCCAATTCAGGTCTATTGTAAGTTACACTcagtaaaattaattttagttacaGTTTATATTTGCCATAagcgatttttttttataaaatgcactatttttaagtttacaGACTTGTCACTGAATTGTTGGTCACACCTGTTACTGCGTTGCCAGAAGTACAACtgttaattttgaaaactaaCATAATtaagtattaaagccatttGTTCAATGAAGACTTCGAACCCCTGTGAAAGAAAATAGTATTTCTGGTGCCACTTTGATTTTGCTCGGCAAAACAGagcatttaattaaaagataAGCAAACTTCTTTCattgtatatatagatatagactTTAATATAACCGCCTATCAGCTACAAATTAGGTTCTAATTAGCCTTTATAGATAATACGTGATAGTTAAACCAATTTCAACGAAATATCAGtagtttattaataaattgctTTTTATACAACTTTGGTGCAGTTAATGGCTATTATACATATCCGACTTTCAGCAATAAATATTCACCAAAGCAAAGAcgacaaaatgaaaaaaataaagaaattttttataattttggatttttattTGAGAATCTTAAATGTTTCCAAGTGACGGCCATTAATCATAAGGCACATTATCAATTTGTATAGAAAAAATGTCTAAATTTTCAAAGTACCAATAATATCATAGAAGTCTCCATTCTTATTTGTGTTACCCAAGCGACATAGATGAACTTGGTTGCACTGGGCGTTGCCAAAATCGTAATCGCCCCAACGATTTAAAATTTCACTAGCATCGAAATTGCGTGGCATTCTTGTTTTAAGCTGTTTGTTGAACCGATTTTTAATCAAAGTGCAATGCAGGGATTTCCTATTCGTCGTATTGGTCAGATTAAAGCCATTAAAATGCGACACGCATTTATTGGAAAACTGCTCTAGTCGAGGCGCCTCAACATGTGCCCAAACTTTTCGTGTACATTCCGGATCTCCTGGTTGCAAGATTATGCCTTTGATTCGCATATCAAAGGGTGAAGCCGAATCGTTTAGAAACTGTTCGCAATTTTGTAATTCCGCAAGCATTTGCTGTTCGTCGTTCTCATCGGTAAGGGTAAAGGAACATAAGGTTATATGTAAGAAGTTATCCCATTGGTATAATGATTCAGCAATATTTAGCTCGGCTCCCATAACGCATTTCTAAAAAGTGAATAAATGATTAGATCAGATAATCATGATGCATGACTGTTTTGTGTGTACTTTAAACTCCAAGTATCTTTGGCGCACTTCACCCTCGTTTAGGGGAATCACCAGTATATGTGTGGTCCTGTAGATGCGACGCACAAGGCCAATAACCTGACGTATCTCACTTTCTGCGACATTCACATGATCACGATAATTGCTTTTAATAAGCCAATTGTTATTAGTATCGTTGTCATGCGGTTTTTGGATGTAAGCTTTGCTTACATCACAGATTCGTCTAATGGTCTTTTGACCTTTTCCAATCAAATGTTTAGTAAATGTTCTACAAACGAAAGAGGTGTAATCTTTAGTAACTTTATTGCTGGAATTGACTTATGTACCTCGGTATGTGTAGAACTAATTTGTATCCACCTTCGGGCATCTCTTCAATGTTATCTTTGTTGTCTGCATCTTCTTTTGATTCTTGACACTTTTGCAAATTCATATTAAAGCCATATAAATTCTAATATTAGTCTCACGCACAAATAAATTCGAATAGAGATGCGAAAATTTGACAAAATTAATATTACAATACTAAAAGTTCCGACGGAAATGAAggaaacgattgtggataacgaatatatcgatatttttatcaataatgACAGATCAAGCTTTGAACTGCTGCTCTAAGTTTCAAatgttatttaaataaatatgcataaattatttttcttagCATTGTAAGTAATGTGTCGgtaactaaagaataaaaatttGTCTACGGAGCATGACATTTACCAGTTTTTTGTTCTTGGTGGGTCTTGTCTAGACGAAAGGTTTGTTGACTTCAAAATGACCGATAAAAATTATGTCCAATCGTGTGTAATGGTCATTCATTAACTGAACTTTTATCGGTTATCTACTTTGATTAGGTACAGTCTATATGTAATGAGTTTTtccaaaaatacaaaaaaaacatcgTGACAATACGCGTAAATTAAAATAagtaattaaataattcattAAACACAACATCACTCAAATAATATgagtttatttataaaattctttttttgtttagaagTTTTCCTATAGTGTCAGAGCATAGACTTTAACATCCCATTTCCAGAACCAGGTATCATAGCCaataatggtgaaagcaatattattttttccaaGACCTCCCGAAGTGAGGTAGCAGGATGCATCCGTAGTCGACTGTACAACCGCAATGACTACATTGGTCACTGCCGTTCCCTCTTTAGCATATTGGACATCTAGCTTAGGCTCGGAAGGAGCTCCAAAGTACATCAGTTCCGAAACGGTTTCATAACGCAGAGCATCATCTATAAACAAAATCAGTTgattaattttcaaattttgttgcATGCGTTGCAATAATGATTACTGGTTATGCGAGTTCCCAGAGTCCAGTTCAGCTGATAGGCATCTAGGGCACGATTGACACCGTCGGTCTTGGTTGTATTTTCACGATTCAATCGGATGGCATTTGGGTTTTCCTTCAAGAACTTCTCCGCCTCAGAAGGGCTAATGAATGTCAACGAATAGGCCGGAACCATATCTTTCTCTTCAGGAACTACGGCAGCCTGTGTGAGAGCCACACAAGCGGTAAGTAGCAGCAACGTTTTCAGCAACATGGCGAAATAgattttgattgaaatcgtCAATTCTGTTGCCTTTTTATAAGCACTCTCTTATCACAAATGAACGAAATTTCTCTGCCCACAAAGGAAGGAAAGTTTCTATGCGTAAATGGGTATTATAAAATCGGTCAAGATACTTTAATagcataaaaacaaattgagccataaagtttatttttgcaCGCACTATGCATATGCTAAAGTTTTAGAGCTTAAATATACAGAATTATAATGCCTTAGTTTGAAATTATCATGTTAATATTACCTGGATATTAGGCGtttacaattaaatttaaacaactATGGTAATCAACCCAACTCACcacaaattataaaaataaaaatttaaaaattccgCCAAACAGATTTTgagaaaaaattcaatttaaacaGTCTGGCAGCACCGTTTCTCTAGCAAcattaagcaaatatttcgTTTGCCAACACTGACAGTGTTACCGTAACAATTTCACAATTGACGATTTCGCAACACTTAAATTACGAGTAGTCAAAGTAAATAATTACCATTATTTTTTCAGTGCACATTTTTTTGTCCTAACTTTTTTTTCGGTGTTATTTTGGATTTCGAGGTGAGCGGACGTGTGCCGACGCAACAAGTTTATTACTAACAATTATATATTTGACCTACACTATTGCAGGAATTCTTCCGGGGGGCAAGTaacgtgtgtttgtgtgcgtgaGTCTGGCAACTGATTAGATAGCAATCAACCCAAGTTAGGAAGAGAAGGAACAGTCAAACAAATTATGCTAGTCGCCAACACAATCAGGAATACAGCAAGGCTAGCACTTCGCAATGGAACTGGCTACCTGTGGCAACGATCAGCACCAACAAATCTTACGCGCACTTTCTCGCTAGGCATAGCGGTAAGGCAACAGCAAGATGTGTAAGTAACTATGGCTAGCCCCGCCCCTGTTATGATGAAATTAGATGGCTAAAACCAAACTTATTGTATTTCATACATTTTACAGAGTTAGCGTAACCTTTGTTCGCGCCAATGGTGATAAAATCAAAGCATCCGGAAAGGTGGGCGATTCTCTTCTGGATGTGGTTGTGAACAACAATGTGGATTTAGATGGATTCGGTGCCTGTGAAGGCACACTGACCTGCTCGACTTGCCATCTGATATTCAAGACAAACGACTACGAGAAACTGCCCGATAAGCCAGGCGATGAGGAGCTGGATATGTTGGATTTGGCCTACGAATTAACAGATACCTCTCGTCTGGGATGCCAAATAACTCTATCCAAAGATATGGATGGACTGGAAGTGCACGTTCCGGCCACCATCAATGATGCTCGCGCTGCGTAGAGAGAGCCCCAGTACGCACACACATAATTGTtatattttgttgcttttttgagtgctatttcaatttaaattgtaGATAACGTATTGCATAGATTATTTTGTTCAATGGAATCTGTTTGTAATGTATTTGTCCAACTGGAGGACGCAAAACAAGCTCAGGCGACACGGTCAAAGTGGATTTTTACATAGATCGAtttgttaaacattttaagctcaaaaaaaaactagagaAATCCATTCAAATATGTTAATATGTGTACctaaataaatttacatatattttcgtAGCTATGTATTGTGCATTTTTCCCACAATTACATTTTATTACATCTATAAAATGATTGCGTTGCTTCAGGCAGACGGATCTACCGCTTAGCTTTATTATATAATGAAAATCTTTAAGCATCCACCCAAAAGGAATCATCCTGCCAAAAGGTTCACTGGTATCTCTAATACTTTCACATGGCCATTATGAATTTCgcattttgtttaaacaatttcgaCATACATATCAAGAACCACTTGATCATTGATAAAAGTAAATTGCtgattgtgttttttttttttttttttttgattttattatttcgCAGCTATCaaataaagtaataaataaataatttaatatatacatttgCTATATTAACTTATCGTTAACGATTTTTCTGCTTTTCcaatttttgttgcatttaaCATTTAATGTGTATTCTTGTTATATTAAATGTtatcctttttgttgttgggtttgttttgttttttttttttatttttgtagttttgtttttatatttttagaaGCTTTAgattatgaatatatgtatatgtatgtatataactgAAACTTAACAAGTCTGACAATGGGGGAAAAATTATTACGCCACAATTCCGTTGATTTCGTTAGACGCTAAAGAAAAAGTTGATACTAATCAACTTTCCAATAAGCagaagtaacaaaaaaaaaaaaaaaaaaaaacaaaaaaaatactacaCACATTTAGATAATAGAAGTTCAATAAATAACCgacaaatagaaataaataaatagttaaGCAGAAGCTTATTGGGATAGGTGCTGGTAGAATTGGTGTTTGGTTGGTGAGGTGCTGGATGGTTGAGGATGAAGTgcacataaaactgatttggTTTTCTGTTCACGCCGTTCGTCGTCATCGTCCCACGTCGTCCTTGTCGTCCTTGTGTAGTCGTTATCGTCCTTTcttgttgtgtttgttgtcGCTGTCCTTCTCAGTCGATGCTgaaataatgatgatgattcaATAGTGGATACCAATCAATTAGTTGACATAGGCCATGCCGGCTCCCTTGCGATCAAAGTGACGCACACGCACAAAGAGGAAGGCGGCGACTAGAGAGGCCACAGCCAAGACAAGTAATAGCATCACCAGGCCACCAACAAAGCTCGGCACCGACATACAAATGGTCTCGGCATCGGCGGAGCGTGCCGATTGAATAACCACCGTCTCATTGCTGGCATTGCTGTTCAATGCAAAATTGACATCGCCTGGCGCCACCACCTGAATGATGCGGCTGGTGTTCACGTCCGTCATCTCCTGGGCATTGCGTTTGTAGATGCGTTGCGGCTTCACCACAATGTCGATGGTGTCACGACGTCGGCGCACGCCGCGCAAATCATCCAGACCCTCAACTGAACGTGGTCTTCCACCCAGAGAGACAAGATTACCGCCAGCACTGAGATCATCCTTACGCTTCACGGTGCTATATTGGCCAGGTTGACCTggtagtggtggtggtggcagGCCCAATTCATTGCTATTGCCCTGTGCCTGTTGGGGGCTCTGCGAGCTGGCCGGTCCGGATGGTGCTCCAGATGCTGAATCGGCTGTGGGCACTGCCGACGAAGTCTGAGCCTGGGGAGAGGGCACAACATCTGGTTGATTTTCAGAATATGCTCCAGTGGCATCGGATGCTGGATGACGTGGATCCGGATATGCTGCTGGGGGCAATCCGCCGCCACCAAGGGCGAAATCGTTGCGTTCGTAGGCTTCGGGTGGGCCGTATTCCTCGGACAAGCCATTACCGCCCAATTGTGGTAGACCGTATTCACCGCCTGGTAGACCAGGACCGCACTTGGGTTCGGGGCAATTGTAGCGGCATACCTGGATCACGCATTGGAAGTGCACATTCATTGAATCGGGGAACTTGAAGGCCTGGAAGTAGGCAAAACTGACAACCGAGGCGGAGGGTCCGAAGTTCTTGATCTTCTGGAATTTACTCATAATCTTTGGACGTACAACACAACCGTTCTGATCCACCAGCTGTATGGGTGCACGTTTGCCATCATGGGCCACACAATTGCGTACCAGCATATCGAATTTATTCTCATCATCCTTGATGGCCAACACCATGGTCATGGTTTGTCCAATTTTCACAATGCCCGACACCTCAGAGGCCCATGGTCCTTTGCCGACTTGAATTTGCATCCAGCACTGAAGATTATCACCCAGGAAGTTGGCCGTCACGGCATGCAACATATCCACTTGGAATGGTCTAAAGGTAACAGCCTTCTCATAGAAATCGTACCAAGTGCAACGCAATTTGCGTGCCTGATCCCACACCTCCTGCACATACGGATCATACTGAATGATAATTGTGTTCTCAACATAGCTACCCGATGGAGTTGGTGCACCATAGCCGGCTGCATTATGATTTGCCGAGCTGGTCATGCCGCAACTGTTTAGGAATATCTCAAATGTGGCACTCAGATGACCAGTGCCCGGTTTCAGGTGCACACAATGGGGATCGCTATAGAAACCCTTGGAGAAGATCATGCCATAGAAGGGACGATCGAACTCAATGTTCACTCTCATGTGTGTCTTTTCGCATTGCACCTGCAGATGCTTAATCTGTGGACTGTCATTGGTGGTGGCCAGCGGCCAGGCCTCCTCGGACAGATCGTTGGTGGCTCCAGTGCTGAGAGGTCCTTGTGGAGCGCCATAAATGGGCGCCGGTGGGCCATAGCCGGCTCTGTGTTCCAATGGCAAGGCAGCTGACTCAATGTGTGAGGCATCGCCATGTACCGAAAGATGCTGCGAAaacaaaatcaatcaaaatcaattgaaattcaatGAATCAATTTGCTATTAACAAAGATTTTGGTGTTAAAGTCTTTTGGAATTTAAAATGAAGTAGGTTGTCTCACTaaatcgactcggctgttgacgCTGATcgagaatatacatatgtatatagttctTTCGGAAAAGGTtctttctgcctgttacatacattttggcgtcTTAAATGTACCATTTCaccacatatgtatgtaggtataaaAAGTTGAAAACGAATTACGAATTGGTCGTCTACCaaattttttcccttttttttttgtattacaTTCCCAGTTTATGGTTGAGTTCTTTGGATTGCGGAAAGCTTAAGcattggttggttggttaaCTACCGATTTCTTCTTTGATAtctcctttttgttttttgtcatTCAATTTGTTATATGTTTTATTATAGGATTGCATAATCGTAATCAAAATTAGTTGTCgactgtttttgtttttgagaaAGAAACGTCGCGAAGCGTTGAAAATTGCTTGCAGACGACAgcataaaaactaaataaaaatgattttgaaattaaatcgTTGCCAGAGCGAAGAAGCacgttttaaacaaattgaaagcATGACAGAGCTTACGGATTGCATAAGACTAGCTAACAATAAGACCCCCCGCCACTTAGCCAACAGATTCCTCCCCCCCGCCCACACCAAGCAAATCCCATTAACTGACTACCTATAGAGAGGGCCATGCGTAGGTAgctttcttttcatttcatttctcgctgtctctctctatctttctttCTGGCTTATTCCCGTTTCACATTTGGTTCAtaattttatggttttttggCTGCACACGGGAAGCGGATGTATCTCAGGGTTGGAGAGACCCAACGAAAATCGAAAGTTAAAAGATGATGACGACTTTTAGtggtttatttttgaaaactcTTGTCTACGCActggaattttttttgttttgtcgtGAGATGATTTTGAAAGTGAAATgaccaaaacaaaattaacaaaaacaaaaacaaataaagcaAACGCAACTTGGCTCGGcttgtgcttttttttttttggagacAGATTCTGTCCATACGATATTGTTGATAGAGATCTCAATTTAAGTTGATTTTCGATCGCTTAGCATTGGGGGTAATTTatcttctctttctctatgtGGCATTTCACTTGAAGCCGTTCAAAGACgaagaaacaagaaaagaagagagggagggggaaaaaaaactggcaataaataaataataaagcaATCTCTGTGAATTAATGTGCTATATAAACAAGAAAGTCAAAACTGGTACAAATCAGAGCATAACTGCAATTTCTTTGCCAGACAGCAaacaacatacacacacacacacacacgccaagatgatgatgatgccagTTAGCCAGTTTAAGTTGAGGTTTTTCTTTGAGTTGATTGCAtcttttacacacacacacacacgcacacacaccacatatatagatagatatagtAGATAGTTTTTCCATCAGGTAGACTCAGTTTGATTGATGCGCTTTAAATAGCCCACAAAATGcattttctgtgtgtgtgtgtgtgtgtgtgtgtgtttttagcCATGCTTATCAATCGAAAGCGTGCTCAAAAGGCGCTAGGAAAATCAAGCGAAATTTATGGCCATTTGTGTAGGTTTTTTTGGTTGTGATTGACAGTTATTGAAGTTTTATAACTTGAAAAAATGTTAAGCTTTCGTTTCGGACAATCCATGGCAATCCATGGGCTTcttattttatgtatatatctaaTTACAATGATTAACAAAGTGCCGTTTCAATGCCACTtcttttgctctctctctctctgtgtctctgtctGCTTCTATCTTTGTCTTTTTCTGTCTATGTGTAGatcttgtttgtttgtatattgaatcTTGTAAGTCTATACCGCTATATACAATCCATCCTCATCTCGTCATCTCATCTGGCATTCACCACCAACCCATTGAACAtttattcaaaacaaaataaaagagatACAGAGCGAGAAATAGAGACGGTGCGACAGGGAGACGGAGACGGAGAGGGTGAAAAAACTGATCACTGATTTGCATTCGAATTGATATTGATAAAACGGTAGTCGATTGAGTCGAAAGTGAACAGATCCGCTATGACTTGGGTTTGGGCTTGGAGTTTGGGGTTTGCATATGAAATCAAATGAATCTTTGCCGGAATCTTATAAAGTGGGCCAAATTCAGACAGACTAACTGtaatttcgttatttttttttcttttattttttggttatttttgtCGTTGATCTAATTGAATCAGCATTAGCTTAACTTACCTTTGTATTGAATATCAAACATAAAATTATGGCCAATAGGCAACTGCTTGGCTTCAAGTGTCCCATTTTCGTTATATATTTGGATATCTGTGTGTTTGGTAATttttaaccaaaaatataatattaaatatatatttatggttCGTAGTCGTCTTCTtccttcctctctctctctctctctctctctttcttgttCGTCTGAAACtgcaagaaagaaaagaaaaaataggGAACAAGGGTAAACAATAATGCAAACATTTGTGGTcgttaagaaaaaaaatagaacaaGATGTTTGCATGCTTAAAGATGCAGCAgctcacaaaaacaaaacgagaaaaaaaaaacaaacaaaaaaatcaatgcAGCTAAATGTAGCTAAATGCGGTTAAATATAGCTAAATGCTTAACATATTTAGTTGGCCGCAAAAAAGCAACATATAAAAGCAAGCCAAATATTACGCATACGACGCATTGTGCAAAATTCCAATGCAATTTTACTTTGTTGTTTAGTCGCTTTTCAAATCATATTTAATTGTCGGGATTTCATCAtttacgtatgtatgtgtatatgtcgTTTTATTCATTATATAAGATGCTCAGCATCTCTTATGCAAAAGTCAtaaaca
The sequence above is a segment of the Drosophila willistoni isolate 14030-0811.24 chromosome XR unlocalized genomic scaffold, UCI_dwil_1.1 Seg143, whole genome shotgun sequence genome. Coding sequences within it:
- the LOC111518980 gene encoding uncharacterized protein LOC111518980; the encoded protein is MNLQKCQESKEDADNKDNIEEMPEGGYKLVLHIPRTFTKHLIGKGQKTIRRICDVSKAYIQKPHDNDTNNNWLIKSNYRDHVNVAESEIRQVIGLVRRIYRTTHILVIPLNEGEVRQRYLEFKKCVMGAELNIAESLYQWDNFLHITLCSFTLTDENDEQQMLAELQNCEQFLNDSASPFDMRIKGIILQPGDPECTRKVWAHVEAPRLEQFSNKCVSHFNGFNLTNTTNRKSLHCTLIKNRFNKQLKTRMPRNFDASEILNRWGDYDFGNAQCNQVHLCRLGNTNKNGDFYDIIGTLKI
- the LOC111518988 gene encoding uncharacterized protein LOC111518988, whose translation is MVPAYSLTFISPSEAEKFLKENPNAIRLNRENTTKTDGVNRALDAYQLNWTLGTRITNDALRYETVSELMYFGAPSEPKLDVQYAKEGTAVTNVVIAVVQSTTDASCYLTSGGLGKNNIAFTIIGYDTWFWKWDVKVYALTL
- the LOC6645346 gene encoding adrenodoxin-like protein 2, mitochondrial, coding for MLVANTIRNTARLALRNGTGYLWQRSAPTNLTRTFSLGIAVRQQQDVVSVTFVRANGDKIKASGKVGDSLLDVVVNNNVDLDGFGACEGTLTCSTCHLIFKTNDYEKLPDKPGDEELDMLDLAYELTDTSRLGCQITLSKDMDGLEVHVPATINDARAA
- the LOC6645347 gene encoding uncharacterized protein LOC6645347 codes for the protein MGHLKPSSCLLAIILCLIFNTKHLSVHGDASHIESAALPLEHRAGYGPPAPIYGAPQGPLSTGATNDLSEEAWPLATTNDSPQIKHLQVQCEKTHMRVNIEFDRPFYGMIFSKGFYSDPHCVHLKPGTGHLSATFEIFLNSCGMTSSANHNAAGYGAPTPSGSYVENTIIIQYDPYVQEVWDQARKLRCTWYDFYEKAVTFRPFQVDMLHAVTANFLGDNLQCWMQIQVGKGPWASEVSGIVKIGQTMTMVLAIKDDENKFDMLVRNCVAHDGKRAPIQLVDQNGCVVRPKIMSKFQKIKNFGPSASVVSFAYFQAFKFPDSMNVHFQCVIQVCRYNCPEPKCGPGLPGGEYGLPQLGGNGLSEEYGPPEAYERNDFALGGGGLPPAAYPDPRHPASDATGAYSENQPDVVPSPQAQTSSAVPTADSASGAPSGPASSQSPQQAQGNSNELGLPPPPLPGQPGQYSTVKRKDDLSAGGNLVSLGGRPRSVEGLDDLRGVRRRRDTIDIVVKPQRIYKRNAQEMTDVNTSRIIQVVAPGDVNFALNSNASNETVVIQSARSADAETICMSVPSFVGGLVMLLLVLAVASLVAAFLFVRVRHFDRKGAGMAYVN